From the genome of Nitrospira lenta, one region includes:
- a CDS encoding TonB-dependent receptor: protein MRRAWFHLCAGLIIGSLVENGGMPPVARAAEEDARNTIRGTVQNQDLRRVGQVVIEVKDQEGNTVTTAVSDAAGEFTAAVPAAGTYSVSAVQDTYRSEYVVLQIGAEAPRPVALTLTNTRDVALEVVSPLAPIQYKASSETYSVSRKDIEALPRGNNNELHDVLLTIPGATYGSLKQVHIRQDHANLQLRIDGVPIPETVSSTFSDVISPRAWERADIVLGGMEANVGNKTAALIDVTTKSGTKPGFGSLQMFGGSNRTVNPSFEYGGTVGEKFRYYILNSYVSTNRGIEPPTLGHSIFHGQSERNQTMFRGDYQHDNTNNFTLLFLNSVAKYQIPTLPGQTQNATITGLLPAGFSAAPSERVDENQKEQNQYAHLVWRHDVTANQFFSLAGYFRHTRATFKTDPLNVLAYVPDEAEPFSAGSQDRTAYSGGLRLDYTYVQSKEHLIKAGFQVDRTQAINKTRLSTFLDDGAGNPTGGVIGLNADNRLIGYRQEFWIQDQWTPNDQWTFNLGLRGDVIQYTRDEAQLSPRLGATYKANQSNVFHVFYGRMFTPPNLEAISFAKLNTAGTKAAPEDTTNIAPRAERAHYFEVGSYHALSSWATFELTGYYKLARNLSDAGQFGTTPLLNYFAFNYGWQRGIDGALKLQVMDNLTARLNAAWGQCKGYGLQSGHFLLEAKEIGDINSPGGVFCDHTQMITSSALVSYRLKERTTFSGQMLFGSGLRTAADDDAKTNSTHSQSYTVFNTSITHVIPLPWEGQKFLIGFDVVNLFDQKYYINRGEGSIGLGVSHAGMPRSFFFRGQWFF from the coding sequence ATGCGACGCGCATGGTTTCATCTTTGTGCCGGTCTGATTATCGGGAGCCTGGTCGAGAATGGTGGGATGCCGCCTGTCGCTCGGGCGGCAGAGGAGGACGCACGCAATACGATTCGCGGGACGGTTCAGAACCAGGACCTACGCCGGGTCGGGCAAGTGGTTATCGAGGTCAAGGATCAGGAGGGGAACACCGTCACGACGGCGGTGTCCGATGCGGCCGGCGAGTTCACCGCCGCCGTGCCTGCGGCCGGGACCTATTCGGTCAGCGCCGTGCAGGATACGTATCGCAGCGAGTATGTGGTGCTGCAGATCGGGGCCGAGGCGCCGCGACCGGTGGCGCTGACGTTGACGAACACCAGAGATGTCGCGTTGGAAGTGGTGTCCCCGCTGGCGCCGATCCAATACAAGGCGTCGAGTGAAACCTACTCGGTGAGCCGCAAGGATATCGAAGCGCTGCCGCGCGGCAATAACAACGAGCTGCACGATGTGCTGCTGACGATCCCTGGCGCCACCTACGGATCGCTCAAGCAGGTGCACATCCGGCAGGACCACGCGAACCTGCAATTGCGCATCGACGGCGTGCCGATTCCGGAAACCGTCTCGTCGACCTTCTCCGATGTCATCTCGCCGCGGGCGTGGGAACGGGCCGATATCGTCCTTGGCGGTATGGAGGCGAACGTCGGCAACAAGACGGCGGCGTTGATCGATGTGACGACCAAGAGCGGCACGAAGCCGGGGTTCGGCTCGCTGCAGATGTTCGGCGGATCGAATCGGACGGTGAACCCATCGTTCGAATACGGCGGGACGGTCGGCGAGAAGTTTCGGTACTACATCCTCAATAGTTATGTCTCGACGAATCGCGGCATCGAACCGCCGACGCTCGGCCACTCCATTTTTCATGGCCAGAGCGAGCGCAATCAGACGATGTTTCGCGGCGACTATCAGCACGATAATACGAACAACTTCACGCTGTTGTTTTTGAACTCGGTGGCGAAGTACCAGATTCCCACGCTGCCGGGCCAAACGCAGAACGCGACGATCACCGGCTTGCTGCCGGCGGGATTCTCGGCGGCGCCATCGGAGCGGGTGGATGAAAATCAGAAGGAGCAGAACCAGTACGCGCACCTGGTGTGGCGGCATGATGTAACGGCGAACCAGTTCTTCAGTCTGGCGGGGTACTTCCGGCACACCCGCGCGACGTTCAAGACCGATCCGCTGAATGTGCTGGCCTATGTGCCGGATGAAGCGGAACCGTTTTCCGCCGGGAGTCAGGATCGCACGGCCTATTCGGGCGGCCTTCGCCTGGACTACACCTACGTCCAGAGCAAGGAGCATTTGATCAAGGCGGGGTTCCAAGTCGATCGAACGCAGGCGATCAACAAGACCAGGCTGTCGACATTTCTAGATGACGGCGCGGGCAATCCGACGGGCGGGGTCATCGGCCTCAATGCCGACAACCGCTTGATCGGGTACCGGCAGGAATTCTGGATTCAGGATCAATGGACGCCCAATGACCAGTGGACGTTCAATCTCGGGCTGCGAGGGGATGTCATCCAGTACACCCGTGACGAAGCCCAACTCAGTCCGCGGCTCGGCGCGACCTATAAGGCCAATCAATCGAACGTGTTCCATGTATTCTACGGACGGATGTTCACCCCGCCGAATCTGGAAGCGATTTCCTTTGCCAAGTTGAACACAGCCGGTACGAAGGCCGCGCCGGAGGATACGACGAATATCGCGCCTCGGGCCGAACGGGCGCATTACTTTGAAGTGGGCAGCTATCACGCGCTGTCCAGTTGGGCGACGTTCGAGTTGACGGGATACTACAAGCTGGCCCGCAACCTGTCCGATGCCGGGCAGTTCGGCACGACGCCATTATTGAACTACTTTGCCTTCAACTATGGGTGGCAACGGGGCATCGACGGAGCGCTGAAGCTCCAGGTGATGGACAATCTCACGGCCCGGTTGAACGCGGCCTGGGGACAATGCAAAGGGTATGGCCTTCAGTCCGGCCATTTTCTGCTGGAAGCGAAAGAGATCGGGGATATCAATTCGCCGGGCGGCGTGTTCTGCGATCACACGCAAATGATCACCAGTTCGGCGCTCGTCAGCTACCGGCTGAAGGAGCGGACGACGTTCAGCGGACAGATGCTGTTCGGATCCGGCCTGCGAACCGCGGCGGATGATGATGCGAAGACGAACTCGACGCATAGCCAGTCCTATACGGTCTTCAATACGTCGATCACGCATGTGATTCCCTTGCCGTGGGAGGGACAGAAGTTCCTGATCGGCTTCGATGTGGTGAACCTGTTCGATCAGAAGTACTACATCAATCGGGGCGAGGGGAGCATCGGGCTCGGCGTCTCGCACGCGGGGATGCCGCGGTCGTTCTTCTTTCGCGGCCAGTGGTTCTTCTAG
- a CDS encoding 3-deoxy-7-phosphoheptulonate synthase, with the protein MNRPIDNQHVLDINALPSPRAIKTKLPITDEAAALVVETREAIRRILHGQDRDRLLVIVGPCSIHDPEAAYEYAAKLKPVAETLRDRLLIVMRTYFEKPRTTVGWKGLINDPHLDGTYDIAAGMELARTILLKINQSGMPCATELLDPISPQYIADLISWSAIGARTTESQTHRELASGVSMPVGFKNGTEGSLQVAVNAMTSARAPHHFVGINAEGQSSIIRTAGNPDRHIVLRGGGGKTNYEAEHVAKAEAAVAGEGIARSIMIDCSHDNSSKDHKRQSLVARDVLRQFREGRHSIMGLMLESNLNPGKQSWKQGVTLAHGVSITDACLGWDETAALLNELADSIAAKPA; encoded by the coding sequence ATGAATAGACCCATCGACAATCAGCATGTCTTAGATATCAACGCGCTCCCCTCGCCCCGCGCCATCAAGACGAAGCTCCCTATTACGGATGAAGCCGCGGCGCTCGTCGTTGAAACGCGTGAGGCCATCCGCCGAATTCTCCATGGCCAGGATCGCGATCGACTGCTCGTCATCGTCGGTCCCTGCTCCATTCATGATCCCGAAGCCGCCTACGAATATGCGGCCAAGCTCAAGCCGGTAGCCGAAACCCTGCGCGACCGCCTGCTGATCGTCATGCGCACCTACTTTGAAAAGCCCCGCACGACCGTCGGCTGGAAGGGCCTCATCAACGATCCCCATCTGGACGGCACCTACGATATCGCCGCCGGCATGGAACTGGCTCGTACCATCCTCTTGAAGATCAATCAATCCGGCATGCCCTGCGCAACCGAACTGCTCGACCCGATCAGCCCGCAATATATCGCCGACCTGATCAGCTGGAGCGCCATCGGAGCCCGCACCACCGAGAGCCAGACCCATCGCGAACTGGCCAGCGGCGTGTCGATGCCGGTCGGGTTCAAGAACGGCACCGAAGGCAGCTTGCAAGTCGCCGTGAATGCCATGACCTCGGCGCGCGCCCCGCATCATTTTGTCGGCATCAACGCCGAGGGACAGAGCTCGATCATCCGAACCGCCGGCAACCCGGACCGGCACATCGTCCTCCGCGGCGGCGGCGGCAAAACCAATTATGAAGCGGAGCATGTCGCCAAAGCCGAAGCGGCGGTCGCCGGCGAAGGGATCGCCCGCTCGATCATGATCGATTGCTCCCACGACAACTCCAGCAAAGACCATAAGCGCCAGAGTCTCGTCGCTCGCGACGTGCTCCGCCAGTTCCGCGAAGGCCGTCACTCCATCATGGGCCTGATGCTCGAAAGCAATCTCAACCCCGGCAAACAGTCCTGGAAACAAGGCGTCACGCTCGCTCACGGCGTCTCGATCACCGACGCCTGTCTCGGCTGGGACGAAACCGCCGCGCTCCTGAACGAGCTGGCTGACTCGATCGCGGCCAAACCAGCCTAA
- a CDS encoding efflux RND transporter permease subunit — MTLSDISIRRPVFALVMTLLLVLFGALSFLRLSVREYPDIKPPIVSVQTVYPGASASVIETDVTTPLEDSLSGIQGLRTITSSSREEVSAVTIEFELGRDLDGATNDVRDRIAMIRSLLPLSIQEPIVSKAAADNSEVLWVALSSDRHSALELSDTAERFIKPRLVMVSGVSTAYLDGERRYAMRIWLDPDQLAARRLTVQDVEEAIRNQNASIPSGRIESELMEFGVSLRGTLHTPEEFEGLIVAYREGYPVRLKDVARVELGAEDTRKLGRFNGTPSLGIAVSRQSKANTLAVARALKAQLPAISASLPEGMTLTIAFDSSAPIEASLHEVYVALGLSLVLVVLVIFAFLGSARATLVPAVAIPVSIIGTFIVMLVTGCSLNVLTLLGLVLAVGLVVDDAIIVLENIHRRIIDGMPPLRAAAEGTNEIAFAVLATTISLVTVFIPIAFLSGLVGQLFAELAIAVASAVLISGFVALTLTPMMCGRLLRRDSEQSSWDRFTARASDRVLGWYRRVLTRVVAAKTVVVILGLSASVGSLVLLERLPSELAPLEDAGWFSAFLIAPQGATIRYSDTYARELEALIDTVPEVLSNYTVVARGQSPTIVNRAASWVTLRDWNERTRSQQEIIAALNRKLGQLTGVKAYLINPPSIAEWSEYPPVQFVIGGLEYQELQQAAERLMGKLAGHPGFLAPDMNLALNTPHIAVEAHRDKAADLGVSVAAVGRTLETLLSGRPVTTFTQNGRQYKVIVKIDDRRREKPSDISGLYVRGNEGELAQLSNVVTVREEPAPESLNHVDRMRAVTISAGLAEGFTLGQALAYLDGAAKDVLLPTMRTTYAGESKTFIESNTNLYMTFALALVVIFLVLSAQFESFRHPFTILLAVPPAVSGALLALAVSKGTLTIYSQIGVIILIGLVTKNAILIVEFANQLRERGLESTEAVIEAAARRLRPIMMTTMATILGALPLVLATGAGAAGRRQIGAVLIGGLLVSTIVTLFLVPAAYTILAGRGPAPKAAQDLLDA, encoded by the coding sequence ATGACGCTGTCGGATATCTCGATTCGCCGGCCGGTTTTCGCGCTCGTGATGACGCTGCTGTTGGTGTTGTTCGGTGCGCTGAGCTTCTTGCGTCTGTCCGTCCGCGAGTATCCGGATATCAAGCCGCCCATTGTGTCGGTGCAGACGGTGTATCCGGGCGCCAGCGCCTCGGTCATCGAGACGGATGTCACGACGCCGCTCGAAGACTCGCTCAGCGGAATTCAAGGACTGCGAACGATCACGTCGTCCAGCCGTGAGGAAGTCTCGGCGGTGACCATTGAGTTTGAGCTGGGGCGCGATTTGGACGGCGCCACGAACGACGTGCGAGATCGGATCGCGATGATCCGTTCGTTGCTGCCGCTGAGCATCCAGGAGCCGATCGTGTCCAAAGCGGCGGCGGACAATTCGGAAGTGCTATGGGTGGCGCTGTCCAGCGACCGGCATTCCGCGCTGGAACTGTCGGATACCGCCGAACGGTTTATTAAGCCGCGATTGGTCATGGTGTCAGGCGTGTCGACGGCGTATCTCGACGGAGAGCGGCGATATGCGATGCGAATCTGGCTGGATCCCGATCAGCTCGCCGCGCGGCGGCTCACCGTTCAGGATGTCGAGGAAGCGATCCGCAACCAGAACGCCTCGATCCCATCGGGACGGATCGAAAGCGAGTTGATGGAGTTCGGCGTGTCGCTCAGGGGCACGCTGCATACGCCGGAAGAGTTCGAAGGGCTGATCGTGGCCTATCGCGAAGGCTATCCGGTTCGCTTGAAGGATGTCGCGCGCGTCGAACTCGGCGCTGAGGATACCCGCAAGCTTGGGCGGTTCAACGGCACGCCTTCGTTAGGCATTGCCGTGTCGCGGCAGTCCAAAGCGAACACGCTCGCCGTCGCGCGGGCGCTCAAGGCGCAGCTGCCCGCCATCAGCGCCAGTTTGCCGGAAGGCATGACGCTGACGATCGCCTTCGACAGTTCGGCGCCCATCGAAGCGTCGCTGCACGAAGTGTATGTGGCGTTGGGCCTCTCGCTGGTCCTTGTGGTGCTGGTCATTTTTGCCTTTCTGGGCAGCGCCCGGGCGACGCTGGTGCCGGCCGTCGCGATTCCGGTCTCGATCATCGGCACGTTCATTGTGATGCTGGTCACCGGTTGCTCGTTGAATGTGCTCACGCTGCTTGGCCTGGTCCTGGCGGTGGGCCTCGTGGTCGACGACGCGATCATTGTGCTCGAAAACATTCACCGGCGGATTATCGACGGCATGCCGCCGCTTCGCGCGGCGGCTGAGGGGACGAACGAAATCGCATTTGCCGTGCTGGCGACAACGATTTCGCTGGTGACGGTGTTTATCCCCATCGCGTTTCTTTCCGGCCTCGTCGGGCAGCTCTTCGCCGAGCTGGCCATCGCCGTGGCCTCTGCCGTGTTGATTTCCGGCTTCGTGGCGTTGACGCTGACGCCGATGATGTGCGGGCGGCTGTTGCGCCGGGATTCCGAGCAGTCGAGCTGGGACCGGTTCACGGCGCGGGCGTCCGACCGTGTCCTCGGGTGGTATCGCCGCGTGCTGACACGGGTTGTGGCGGCAAAGACTGTGGTGGTGATTCTCGGCTTGAGCGCAAGCGTGGGCAGTCTGGTGCTGTTGGAACGGCTGCCGTCAGAATTGGCGCCGCTCGAAGATGCCGGGTGGTTTTCCGCATTTCTGATCGCGCCTCAGGGCGCCACGATTCGCTATTCCGACACGTATGCCCGGGAGTTGGAAGCGTTGATCGATACGGTGCCTGAGGTGCTGTCGAACTATACGGTCGTGGCGCGCGGGCAGAGCCCCACCATTGTGAACCGAGCCGCCAGTTGGGTGACGTTGCGCGATTGGAATGAGCGGACGAGAAGCCAGCAGGAGATCATTGCGGCGCTAAATCGGAAGCTGGGTCAGTTGACCGGCGTAAAGGCTTATCTGATCAATCCGCCGTCCATCGCGGAATGGTCGGAGTATCCCCCGGTCCAGTTCGTCATCGGGGGCCTGGAGTATCAGGAGTTGCAGCAGGCCGCCGAACGGCTGATGGGAAAATTGGCCGGCCATCCAGGATTCCTCGCGCCGGATATGAATCTGGCCCTCAATACGCCGCATATCGCGGTCGAGGCGCATCGGGACAAAGCGGCCGACCTCGGCGTGTCGGTGGCGGCGGTGGGGCGGACGCTGGAAACGCTGCTCAGCGGCCGGCCGGTGACGACGTTTACCCAGAACGGGCGGCAGTACAAAGTGATCGTGAAGATCGACGATCGGCGCCGTGAGAAGCCGTCGGATATCAGCGGATTGTATGTCCGGGGCAACGAAGGGGAATTGGCGCAGCTCAGCAATGTCGTCACGGTCAGAGAGGAGCCTGCGCCGGAATCGTTGAATCATGTCGACCGCATGCGCGCCGTCACGATCAGCGCCGGGTTGGCGGAAGGCTTCACGCTGGGACAGGCGCTGGCCTATCTCGACGGCGCCGCGAAAGACGTCCTGCTGCCGACTATGCGCACGACGTATGCCGGGGAATCCAAAACGTTTATCGAGAGCAATACCAATCTCTATATGACGTTTGCCTTGGCGCTGGTGGTCATCTTTTTGGTGCTCTCGGCGCAGTTCGAGAGTTTTCGGCATCCCTTTACGATTCTCCTGGCGGTCCCGCCGGCGGTCTCCGGCGCATTGCTCGCGCTGGCCGTGAGCAAGGGCACGCTCACGATTTACAGCCAGATCGGCGTGATCATTTTAATCGGCCTGGTGACGAAGAACGCGATTCTGATCGTGGAGTTTGCCAATCAGCTTCGAGAGCGGGGCTTGGAATCGACCGAGGCGGTCATCGAGGCGGCGGCGAGGCGACTTCGCCCGATTATGATGACGACCATGGCCACGATTTTGGGCGCGCTGCCGCTTGTATTAGCGACCGGAGCGGGCGCCGCCGGCCGCCGGCAAATCGGCGCCGTGCTGATCGGCGGGCTGCTGGTTTCGACGATTGTGACGTTATTTCTTGTTCCCGCCGCCTATACGATTCTAGCGGGGCGCGGTCCGGCGCCTAAGGCGGCGCAAGACCTCTTGGATGCGTGA
- a CDS encoding efflux RND transporter periplasmic adaptor subunit, with the protein MNHKTIAAVLLLCGVVAIVALRLWDRSTIESAVPKEDSDSSILVDAAAVTVGSITESIQAVGTLQAVASITVRPEISGVIRRIDFSDGQSVERAAPLIELDQEELQAQANQAAAQEKIAQVTYERLKRLSGQQTTIVPAQQVDEARLALQAAAANNVLYAVRLKKSVIRAPFAGTLGLRRVSVGDYVQPGQDIVNLEDLRMLHVDFKVPEVWLGRLVAGQKLVVTTDAFPDVPFEGQVSAIDPRVEAVNRTVAVRAAVPNPDGALRPGLFATVRLTLGLETRALLIPEEALFLQREKTMVFRVENQVARLTEISAGARERGLVQVRAGLNEGDRVVRTGTHKLHDGLHVVLK; encoded by the coding sequence GTGAACCATAAAACAATTGCAGCCGTTCTCCTGTTGTGCGGAGTCGTCGCCATCGTGGCGCTCAGGCTATGGGATCGTTCCACGATCGAGTCGGCGGTGCCGAAAGAGGACAGCGACAGTTCGATACTGGTGGATGCCGCAGCGGTGACCGTCGGATCGATCACGGAATCGATTCAGGCGGTCGGGACGCTACAGGCGGTCGCGTCCATCACGGTGAGGCCGGAAATATCCGGGGTCATTCGCCGGATCGATTTTTCGGACGGGCAGTCCGTCGAGCGCGCGGCGCCCCTTATCGAGCTGGATCAAGAAGAGCTGCAAGCGCAAGCCAATCAAGCTGCCGCCCAGGAAAAAATCGCCCAGGTCACCTATGAACGGCTGAAGCGGCTGTCCGGCCAACAGACGACGATTGTTCCGGCGCAGCAAGTGGACGAAGCGAGGCTGGCTCTGCAAGCCGCCGCCGCCAACAACGTGCTCTATGCCGTCCGTCTGAAAAAATCCGTCATCCGCGCGCCGTTCGCCGGGACGCTGGGCCTGCGCCGCGTGTCGGTCGGGGATTATGTCCAGCCCGGACAGGATATCGTCAATCTTGAAGATCTGCGCATGCTCCATGTGGATTTCAAGGTTCCGGAAGTATGGCTCGGCCGGCTTGTGGCGGGTCAGAAGCTGGTCGTGACGACGGATGCGTTTCCCGATGTGCCGTTCGAAGGGCAGGTCTCCGCGATCGATCCGCGCGTCGAAGCCGTCAATCGGACGGTCGCCGTCCGGGCGGCGGTCCCGAATCCTGATGGCGCGCTCCGTCCCGGTTTGTTTGCCACGGTGCGGCTGACGTTGGGCCTAGAGACTCGGGCCCTGCTGATCCCAGAAGAAGCGCTGTTTCTGCAGCGCGAGAAGACGATGGTGTTTCGCGTGGAGAATCAGGTCGCCCGATTGACGGAGATCTCCGCGGGCGCGCGCGAGCGGGGCCTGGTCCAAGTCCGCGCTGGGTTGAATGAAGGCGATCGGGTGGTGCGGACGGGGACTCACAAACTTCATGACGGCTTGCACGTTGTACTCAAGTAA
- a CDS encoding PepSY-associated TM helix domain-containing protein has protein sequence MSRKARQKLWWAVHGWLGLWVGCVFALSGLTGSALVFYQTIDEWLNPEQRTVVDSGPYRPYTEMLAAARAARPDLPGPYGLFLPQARPGVVEAWFKVPAGAAGHVQDIEVPIDPYRAAVLSRGRIWGQTVVSFIYELHKAWLLDEVGEAVVGCAGLLLVLSIGSGVYLWWPKAGRYRQAVTFNPAGSRIRRLYDLHKLSGIAGSLVLLVLAFTGLYLEFPHYVVPLVKVLLPVPVETEWYSTVIPDARPIPVDQAVAIAMQRLPDGELKWIGLPQQAGDAFQIGLRRPEEVRRTSSDSVVWLDQYSGAVLHVRDWRQFTAGETVLAWLFPLHTGEAFGLTGRWIVFVAGFLPFILYVTALRMWRLKRKAQRRQKITADPPASVQLPAR, from the coding sequence GTGAGCCGCAAGGCCCGGCAGAAGCTGTGGTGGGCGGTTCATGGGTGGCTCGGTCTGTGGGTCGGGTGTGTCTTTGCGCTGAGCGGACTGACCGGCAGCGCGCTGGTGTTCTACCAAACTATCGATGAGTGGCTGAATCCCGAGCAGCGCACGGTGGTAGACAGCGGTCCGTACCGGCCGTACACGGAGATGCTGGCCGCCGCGCGAGCGGCCCGGCCCGATCTTCCAGGGCCGTACGGGTTGTTTCTACCGCAGGCGCGTCCCGGCGTGGTGGAGGCCTGGTTCAAGGTGCCGGCCGGCGCGGCAGGCCATGTTCAGGACATCGAAGTCCCCATCGATCCGTATCGCGCGGCTGTGTTGAGTCGGGGGCGCATCTGGGGACAGACCGTCGTGTCCTTCATCTATGAGCTGCACAAAGCCTGGCTGCTGGATGAGGTCGGCGAGGCCGTTGTCGGTTGCGCGGGGCTGCTGCTGGTGCTGTCGATCGGCAGTGGTGTGTATCTGTGGTGGCCGAAGGCAGGGAGGTATCGGCAAGCGGTCACGTTCAATCCTGCTGGAAGCCGCATCCGCCGGTTGTATGACCTGCATAAGCTGAGCGGCATTGCCGGGTCGCTCGTGCTGCTCGTGCTCGCGTTCACCGGCCTCTATCTCGAATTCCCTCACTACGTCGTTCCTCTTGTGAAAGTCCTGTTGCCGGTTCCCGTGGAAACGGAGTGGTATTCGACCGTGATTCCGGACGCCCGGCCTATTCCTGTCGATCAAGCCGTGGCCATTGCCATGCAACGTCTTCCGGATGGTGAGCTGAAGTGGATCGGCTTGCCGCAGCAAGCAGGCGACGCATTTCAGATCGGCCTGCGCCGGCCTGAAGAGGTGCGGCGCACCAGCAGCGACAGCGTCGTCTGGCTTGATCAGTACAGCGGAGCGGTCTTGCATGTTCGTGATTGGCGGCAGTTCACTGCCGGCGAGACCGTTCTTGCCTGGCTCTTTCCCCTTCACACTGGTGAAGCCTTCGGTCTCACCGGCCGATGGATTGTCTTCGTGGCCGGATTCCTGCCCTTTATCCTGTATGTCACGGCGCTGCGTATGTGGCGGCTTAAACGAAAGGCCCAGCGGCGGCAGAAAATCACGGCGGATCCTCCTGCGTCAGTCCAGCTTCCAGCCCGGTAA